From Rutidosis leptorrhynchoides isolate AG116_Rl617_1_P2 chromosome 3, CSIRO_AGI_Rlap_v1, whole genome shotgun sequence, a single genomic window includes:
- the LOC139900598 gene encoding uncharacterized protein — MEIGRNIIFNQFVRLGFSVLLDSHPISNLVSVSDCIIFYVYYLAFHGRFLMLFVNYFRQVMYQDDRSVSFDPLAQPAHETTFVAATSGIDLLGTSERVEIIGSQRTDEEHMIGSNRLSRDCLGITRHYLTTRIPSQVAIHAQKAKRYL; from the exons ATGGAAATTGGGCGTAACATCATCTTCAACCAGTTTGTTCGATTAGGATTTTCC GTACTGTTGGATTCTCATCCGATATCAAATTTGGTTTCGGTTTCAGATTGC ATTATTTTTTATGTTTATTACTTAGCTTTTCATGGGAGATTTTTGATGTTGTTCGTTAATTATTTTCGTCAAG TTATGTATCAAGATGACCGTAGTGTTAGTTTTGATCCTCTCGCGCAGCCTGCACACGAGACGACTTTTGTTGCTGCAACTTCAGGCATTG ATTTGCTGGGTACCTCGGAACGTGTCGAGATTATAG GTTCACAACGGACCGATGAAGAACACATGATAGGTTCTAATAGGTTGTCAAGAGATTGTTTAGGTATAACAAGACACTACCTTACTACAAGAATACCATCTCAAGTTGCAATTCATGCCCAGAAAGCAAAACGATATCTCTAG